A genomic window from Lotus japonicus ecotype B-129 chromosome 1, LjGifu_v1.2 includes:
- the LOC130730728 gene encoding uncharacterized protein LOC130730728 — protein MSRICVKNLPTDYAEDKLRELFCPKGQVTDVKLMRTKDGKSRQFAFIGFSSDHEAQEAIRYFNSNYFGASRITCEVALKLGDANLPRPWSRHSKKKDNEVTTPDANKHVRAKDKGNKSKDIVDIDDPQLQDFLQVMQPRAMSKLWANDTSIVSNVSNNQEISNKDRKGRKGMPEVIYPISVESGSVVDELPNNPEPNQSREVEHHKVISDMDYFKSRVTSEWSDSESSDSGEDSDDKDSMCIDDDDKDNHSHASEHEENCDKNPSERTPRKCAQELDLEGQKDSCGDGVAPNKAQVNETVQESSNPEDAGGVFESCRLFVRNLPYTTTEEELHQHFSSVGPEGTVSEVHLVVDKDTKRSKGIGYIRYSDPESAARAVENFDSSIFQGRLLHVMPAIQRPSNKENNVSKDQSSKTLKQRREEERKAAEAGGDTRAWNSLFMRPDTVVENIARKYGVSKSDLLDREADDLAVRMALGETQVITDTKNALTNAGVNVESLEELANHKVDGLKRSSHVLLAKNLPYGSTESELVKLFGKFGSLDKIILPPTKTLALVIFLEPGEAKAAFRGLAYKRYKEAPLYLEWAPSNILSQSSTSKSNEMNGGIGENDAKRMILEQNVERISDVDIDPDRVEARSLFVKNLNFKTTEESLRKHFSEHIKEGRIMSVKVKKHLKNGKNVSMGFGFLEFDSMEMATNVCRDLQGTVLDGHALNLQLCHAKNDRPVPRSVEKDKSSTKLLVKNVAFEAKAQELRKLFDPFGQIKSLRLPMKFGSHRGFAFIEYVTQQEAQNALTALANTHFYGRHLVIERAKEGESLDELRARTAAQFSEDNGFQNAARLSKKRKLSILDE, from the exons AT GTCGAGGATATGTGTGAAGAATCTCCCAACAGATTATGCGGAGGATAAGCTAAGAGAATTATTTTGTCCGAAAGGACAAGTCACTGATGTCAAGCTTATGCGTACCAA AGATGGAAAGAGTCGCCAATTTGCTTTTATTGGATTTAGTTCAGACCATGAAGCGCAAGAAGCTATTCGATATTTCAATAGTAATTATTTCGGTGCATCTAGAATTACATGTGAG GTAGCTCTAAAACTTGGTGATGCAAATCTTCCGCGTCCATGGAGTCGACATTCTAAAAAGAAGGACAATGAAGTGACCACCCCAGATGCAAACAAACATGTTAGAGCTAAAGATAAAGGAAACAAGTCTAAGGACATTGTTGATATTGATGACCCGCAGCTTCAAGATTTTCTTCAGGTCATGCAGCCTCGGGCTATGTCTAAATTGTGGGCAAATGATACATCAATTGTATCCAATGTTAGCAACAACCAAGAAATATCAAATAAGGACAGAAAAGGTAGAAAAGGTATGCCAGAAGTGATCTATCCCATCTCAGTTGAAAGTGGCTCGGTAGTAGATGAACTTCCAAACAATCCTGAACCCAACCAGTCACGTGAAGTTGAACATCATAAAGTGATTTCTGATATGGATTATTTCAAGAGTCGAGTCACAAGTGAGTGGTCTGATTCTGAAAGCAGTGATTCTGGAGAAGACAGTGACGACAAGGATTCAATGTgcattgatgatgatgacaaaGACAATCATAGTCATGCTAGTGAACATGAAGAAAACTGTGATAAGAACCCTTCTGAAAGAACCCCAAGAAAATGTGCTCAGGAGTTAGATCTAGAGGGTCAAAAAGATAGCTGTGGAGACGGTGTTGCCCCTAATAAAGCTCAAGTAAATGAAACTGTGCAAGAATCATCAAATCCTGAAGATGCTGGAGGAGTTTTTGAGTCCTGTCGACTGTTTGTCCGAAATCTGCCATATACCACCAC TGAGGAAGAACTGCACCAGCATTTCAGTAGTGTAGGACCTGAAGGTACTGTCTCAGAGGTTCATCTAGTTGTTGATAAAGATACGAAGCGGTCCAAAGGAATAGGATATATTCGTTATTCAGATCCGGAATCCGCAGCCAG GGCGGTAGAAAACTTTGACAGTTCAATTTTTCAAGGAAGATTGTTGCATGTTATGCCAGCCATACAAAGACCTTCAAACAAAGA GAACAATGTTTCGAAGGACCAGAGCTCTAAAACTCTCAAACAACGTAGAGAGGAAGAGAGGAAAGCAGCTGAAGCCGGTGGAGATACCAGAGCATGGAATAGTCTGTTTATGCGCCCTGATACA GTTGTGGAAAATATTGCTCGGAAATATGGTGTAAGTAAAAGTGATTTACTTGATCGAGAAGCTGATGATCTTGCTGTCCGCATGGCTCTGGGAGAAACCCAAGTGATTACAGATACTAAAAATGCATTAACTAATGCTGGAGTGAATGTGGAGTCTCTAGAGGAACTTGCTAATCATAAAGTTGATGGCTTGAAAAGAAGTAGCCATGTGCTTTTAGCGAAGAATTTGCCCTATGGGTCGACAGAAAGTGAACTAGTGAAGTTGTTTGGGAAATTTGGTAGTTTGGATAAAATAATTCTCCCTCCGACAAAAACTTTGGCCTTG GTTATTTTCCTTGAACCCGGAGAAGCAAAAGCAGCTTTTAGAGGTTTAGCTTACAAGCGTTACAA GGAAGCTCCATTATACCTGGAGTGGGCTCCTTCCAATATTCTTAGCCAAAGTTCAACGTCTAAAAGTAATGAAATGAATGGTGgaattggtgaaaatgatgcTAAACGTATGATATTGGAGCAAAATGTGGAAAGAATATCGGATGTGGATATTGATCCAGACAGAGTAGAG GCTCGGTCGCTGTTTGTCAAGAATCTAAATTtcaagacaacagaagagaGTTTGAGGAAACATTTTAGTGAACACATTAAAGAGGGAAGAATTATGAGTGTCAAG GTGAAAAAGCATTTGAAAAATGGGAAAAATGTTTCTATGGGGTTTGGATTTCTTGAGTTTGACTCCATGGAGATGGCTACAAATGTTTGTAGAGATTTACAG GGCACTGTTTTGGACGGGCATGCTCTTAATTTACAACTTTGTCATGCCAAGAATGATAGACCAGTACCAAGGTCGGTTGAGAAGGATAAGAGTTCAACAAAATTGCTTGTAAAAAATGTTGCTTTTGAGGCAAAAGCGCAGGAACTGAGAAAATTGTTTGACCCGTTTGGCCAG ATTAAAAGCTTACGGTTGCCTATGAAGTTTGGAAGTCATAGAGGCTTTGCTTTTATAGAGTATGTTACTCAGCAGGAGGCACAAAATGCTCTTACAGCGCTTGCAAACACTCACTTCTATGGTAGACATCTG GTGATAGAGAGAGCAAAAGAAGGTGAGAGTTTGGATGAACTGCGGGCTCGAACAGCTGCACAATTTAGTGAAGATAATGGATTTCAAAATGCTGCTAGGTTGTCCAAGAAAAGGAAGCTCAGTATTTTAGATGAATGA
- the LOC130730729 gene encoding putative SWI/SNF-related matrix-associated actin-dependent regulator of chromatin subfamily A member 3-like 1 — MEKLALMPEKKGESSKRRESGGSRENNLGLGIDNIIQTKLLKHQEEALEWLLKRESSVESPAFWTRSEPLRGGILNDSATLGKKLSLLSLIAHEKNKSVETKTTLVVSGYASLKNWLSEVSQHVITGTLKVLNAEFGVCMDIDFHEKVNEYDLLLIHMGGLVRAMESIPTLEKVWWRTIVDRAHTIEDMDFYASQAVIALKADRKWAVTGKPILNGSYNLLSVLSYLGFESSTICGQSLTDLAASISLGRTKEILRLPSQNVEVRYVNFSSEERVLHDKLKHEADSLSGVPNNEDELQNLMFRLIRMCRDSALCFSDSDSDIEDISKKPELQKALEDPDDCAICFTPPEDTLVTKCGHVFCRRCILKHLKTNKKCCPACRKRIKKHCLFSAGDYPRPELGSSSKVSELKNLLMESRDESPATKSVVFSECLEVLRFLKSI, encoded by the exons ATGGAAAAACTCGCTCTCATGCCCGAAAAGAAGGGAGAATCAAGCAAGAGGAGAGAAAGTGGAGGCTCAAGAGAGAATAACTTGGGCCTAGGCATTGACAATATCATTCAAACGAAGTTGCTGAAACATCAAGAGGAAGCTCTTGAGTGGCTCTTGAAACGCGAGAGTTCTGTGGAATCCCCAGCTTTCTGGACAAGAAGTGAACCTCTGCGGGGTGGAATCTTGAACGATTCTGCCACTTTGGGTAAGAAGTTGTCATTGCTTTCTTTGATTGCCCATGAGAAGAACAAAAGTGTGGAAACCAAGACTACATTGGTAGTGTCGGGTTATGCAAGTTTGAAGAACTGGTTATCAGAAGTAAGCCAACACGTTATCACGGGAACGCTTAAGGTACTTAATGCTGAATTTGGTGTTTGTATGGACATTGACTTCCATGAGAAAGTCAATGAATacgatcttcttctgatccacATGGGTGGCTTGGTACGTGCAATGGAAAGCATCCCCACCTTGGAGAAAGTATGGTGGAGAACAATTGTGGATAGAGCACACACCATCGAGGATATGGATTTTTATGCGAGTCAAGCAGTTATTGCGTTAAAGGCTGACCGGAAATGGGCTGTTACAGGAAAGCCTATTCTAAACGGGTCCTATAATTTGCTCTCGGTTCTTTCATATTTGGGATTCGAGTCATCCACAATTTGTGGACAAAGTCTTACG gATTTGGCAGCCTCGATTTCATTAGGGAGGACTAAAGAAATCTTACGACTGCCATCCCAGAATGTCGAAGTTCGATATGTTAACTTTTCTTCAGAAGAGCGTGTCTTACATGATAAACTGAAACATGAAGCTGATTCTCTTTCCGGAGTTCCTAACAATGAGGATGAGCTGCAGAATTTGATGTTTAGGCTTATCCGAATGTGCAGAGACTCTGCACTGTGTTTTTCAGATTCAGATTCTGATATTGAAG ATATATCTAAGAAACCTGAGTTGCAGAAAGCGTTGGAAGATCCTGATGATTGTGCTATTTGTTTTACTCCACCAGAGGACACACTAGTCACAAAGTGTGGTCACGTTTTCTGCCGGCGTTGTATTCTCAAGCAtcttaaaactaataaaaaatgcTGTCCAGCTTGTCGGAAACGTATCAAAAAGCATTGTCTCTTTTCAGCAGGAGACTATCCCCGCCCAGAATTAG GGTCATCCAGCAAAGTCTCTGAACTTAAAAATCTTCTCATGGAGTCCAGGGATGAATCTCCAGCTACTAAGTCTGTTGTATTTTCAGAATGTCTTGAGGTGCTTAGATTTTTGAAGAGCATCTAA
- the LOC130730730 gene encoding uncharacterized protein LOC130730730, with the protein MSRICVKNLPTDYAEDKLRELFCPKGQVTDVKLMRTKDGKSRQFAFIGFSSDHEAQEAIRYFNSNYFGASRITCEVALKLGDANLPRPWSRHSKKKDNEVTTPDANKHVRAKDKGNKSKDIVDIDDPQLQDFLQVMQPRAVSKLWANDTSIVSNVSNNQEISNKDSKCTPDTIHPISVESGSEVDGLPNNPEPIQSREVEHHEVISDMDYFKSRVTSGWSDSEDNSDDNDSMCIDDDDKDNCSHASEHEENCDKNPSERTPRKCAQELDREGKKDSCGEGGAHDKAQVNATEQESSNPEDARGVFESCRLFVRNLPYTTTEEELLKHFSSVGPEGTVSEVHLVVDKDTKRSKGIGYIRYSDPKFAARAIEKLDNLSFRGRLLHVMPAIQRPSNKEENNVSKVQNSKTLKQRREDERKAAEASGDTRAWNSLFMRSDTVAENIARKYGVSKSDLLDPEADGLAVRIALGETQVITETKKALTNAGVNVESLEEFANRKVDGLKRSNHVLLVKNLPYGSTESELVTKFGKFGSLDKIILPSTKTLALIIFLEPAEAKAAFRGLAYKPYRGAPLYLEWAPSNILSQSSMSKSNEMNGGIGENDAKRLILEQNVERISDVDIDPDRVESRSLFVKNLNFKSTDESLRKHFSEHIKEESILSVKVNKHLKNGENVSMGFGFIEFDSPDTATNVCRDLQGTVLDGHALILQLCHAKNDRPVPKSVEKGKSSTKLLVKNVAFEATAEELRDLFVPFGKIKSLRLPKKFGSHRGFAFVEYGTQQEAQNALTGLLSTHLRGRSLVIERAKERESLDELRARTAAQFSEDNGFRNAFKLSKKRKHISISDEGER; encoded by the exons AT GTCGAGGATATGTGTGAAGAATCTCCCAACAGATTATGCGGAGGATAAGCTAAGAGAATTATTTTGTCCGAAAGGACAAGTCACTGATGTCAAGCTTATGCGTACCAA AGATGGAAAGAGTCGCCAATTTGCTTTTATTGGATTTAGTTCAGACCATGAAGCGCAAGAAGCTATTCGATATTTCAATAGTAATTATTTCGGTGCATCTAGAATTACATGTGAG GTAGCTCTAAAACTTGGTGATGCAAATCTTCCGCGTCCATGGAGTCGACATTCTAAAAAGAAGGACAATGAAGTGACCACCCCAGATGCAAACAAACATGTTAGAGCTAAAGATAAAGGAAACAAGTCTAAGGACATTGTTGATATTGATGACCCGCAGCTTCAAGATTTTCTTCAGGTCATGCAACCTCGAGCTGTGTCTAAATTGTGGGCAAATGATACATCAATTGTATCCAATGTTAGCAACAACCAAGAAATATCAAATAAGGACAGCAAATGTACGCCCGATACAATCCATCCCATCTCAGTTGAAAGTGGCTCAGAAGTAGATGGACTTCCAAACAATCCTGAACCCATCCAGTCACGTGAAGTTGAACATCATGAAGTGATTTCTGATATGGATTATTTCAAGAGTAGAGTCACAAGTGGGTGGTCTGATTCTGAAGACAACAGTGACGACAATGATTCAATGTgcattgatgatgatgacaaaGACAATTGTAGTCATGCTAGTGAACATGAAGAAAATTGTGATAAGAACCCTTCTGAAAGAACCCCAAGAAAATGTGCTCAGGAGTTAGATAGAGAGGGTAAAAAAGATAGTTGTGGAGAGGGTGGTGCCCATGATAAAGCTCAAGTAAATGCAACTGAGCAAGAATCATCAAATCCTGAAGATGCTAGAGGAGTTTTTGAGTCCTGTCGACTGTTTGTCCGAAATCTGCCATATACCACCAC TGAGGAAGAACTGCTCAAGCATTTCAGTAGTGTAGGACCTGAAGGTACTGTCTCAGAGGTTCATCTAGTTGTTGATAAAGATACGAAGCGATCCAAAGGAATAGGATATATTCGTTATTCAGATCCGAAATTCGCAGCCAG GGCGATAGAAAAGTTGGACAATTTAAGTTTTCGAGGAAGATTGTTGCATGTTATGCCAGCCATACAAAGACCTTCAAACAAAGAAGA GAACAATGTTTCGAAGGTCCAGAACTCTAAAACTCTCAAACAACGTAGAGAGGATGAGAGGAAAGCAGCTGAAGCCAGTGGAGATACCAGAGCATGGAATAGTCTGTTTATGCGCTCTGATACT GTTGCGGAAAATATTGCTCGGAAATATGGCGTAAGTAAGAGTGACTTACTTGATCCAGAAGCTGATGGTCTTGCTGTCCGCATTGCTCTGGGAGAAACTCAAGTGATTACAGAGACAAAAAAGGCACTAACAAATGCTGGAGTGAATGTGGAGTCCTTGGAGGAATTTGCTAATCGCAAAGTTGATGGCTTGAAAAGAAGTAACCATGTGCTTTTAGTGAAGAACTTGCCCTATGGTTCGACAGAAAGTGAACTTGTTACGAAGTTTGGGAAATTTGGTAGTTTGGATAAAATAATTCTCCCTTCGACAAAAACTTTGGCCTTG ATTATTTTCCTTGAACCCGCAGAAGCAAAAGCAGCTTTTAGAGGTTTAGCTTACAAGCCTTACAG GGGTGCTCCATTATACTTGGAGTGGGCTCCTTCTAATATTCTTAGTCAAAGTTCAATGTCTAAAAGTAATGAAATGAATGGTGgaattggtgaaaatgatgcCAAACGGCTGATATTGGAGCAAAATGTGGAAAGAATATCAGATGTTGATATTGATCCAGACAGAGTAGAG TCCCGGTCGCTGTTTGTCAAGAACCTAAATTTCAAGTCAACAGATGAAAGTTTGAGGAAACATTTTAGTGAACACATTAAAGAGGAAAGCATTTTGAGTGTCAAG GTGAATAAGCATTTGAAAAATGGGGAAAATGTTTCTATGGGGTTTGGATTTATTGAGTTTGACTCCCCGGATACGGCTACAAATGTTTGCAGAGATTTACAG GGCACTGTTTTGGACGGGCATGCTCTTATTTTACAGCTTTGTCATGCCAAGAATGATAGACCAGTACCTAAGTCGGTTGAGAAGGGTAAGAGTTCAACAAAATTGCTTGTAAAAAATGTTGCTTTTGAGGCAACAGCGGAGGAGCTGAGAGACTTGTTTGTCCCGTTTGGCAAG ATTAAAAGCCTCCGGTTGCCTAAGAAGTTTGGAAGTCATAGAGGCTTTGCTTTTGTTGAGTATGGTACTCAACAGGAGGCACAAAATGCTCTTACAGGTCTTTTAAGCACCCACCTGCGTGGTAGAAGCCTG GTGATAGAGAGAGCAAAAGAACGTGAGAGTTTGGATGAACTGCGGGCTCGAACAGCTGCACAATTTAGTGAAGATAATGGATTTCGAAATGCTTTTAAGTTATCCAAGAAAAGGAAGCACATCAGTATCTCAGATGAaggagaaagatga